GCGACTGCGGGCGCCGCAGGAGGTCCGGCGAGAAGGAAATCCCTCCACGAGAGTGCCGCGGCGCCGAGACGCTCGACCGCGGCGCGCTCCCTGGGCTCGCACAGAACCAGCGCCCTGTAATCCGGAAAACGGCGGGTGAACTCGAAGAGACCGCGCAGATCGGCCGAGCCGACGGAGCCGGTGTTCACCTCGAGGGCCCATCGGCCCCAGCTTCCCTCGACGACGCCATCCACCTCGAAGGGCTCCTCGCGCCAGTAGGTGAGTCTCTGGCCCGAGTTCCACGCCATGGAGAGGCATGCGTTCTCGACCCACGCGCCGAACCGTGCCGGCTCGATCGATCGTTCGGGAGTGCCGCGCGGATCCATGCCCGCAAGAATCCCGTTGTTCAGCACGACGAGCTTCGGCGGCGCGGCGCGACTCCGCGCGGGACGCGACGAGTGCTTCTCGATCGACGCGACCAGATATGCATCCTCGAGAAGCTGGAGATAGTGCGCGATCGTCTCCAGGGCGCCGGCGTCCTGGAGTTGTCCCTGGATCTTCTGGAGAGAGACGATCTGCGCCGGACTGGCCACGCACGTCGCGAACACCTGCCGCAGCAATGCGGGCCTTCGCACGTCGGTGAGCGCGAGGATGTCCCTGTTCAGCGCCGGCTCGAGGATGGCGTCCCTCAGGTAGGCCGCGCAACGGATGGGGTCGGCACGCATCGCGAACGCGCCGGGATACCCGCCCATCCGGACCACCAGATCCGCGGCCTTCGCAGGCTCTACTCTGAACGCCTTCGCGAGGCTTCGGGCCGACCAATGGGCGAGGACAAGACGCTCGAACCGGCCGGCCAGACTCTCCTTCGAGCCGGCGCCCAGCCGAAGGGACGAGGAGCCCGAGGCGACGACGTGGAGTGGAATTCGCCGTCGGCGGAGTCGGTCCCATTCCCCCTTGAGGCGCGAGGCCCAGTCGCCGAAGTGCTGGACTTCGTCCA
This is a stretch of genomic DNA from Acidobacteriota bacterium. It encodes these proteins:
- a CDS encoding ATP-binding protein, with product MVESYVRLGYDMCREVLSQRLAEAAPSRVQILTGPRQVGKTTLLLDLAESFGESAVYAAGDGPEAALPGLWERVWRSAEEAALRDGRAVLFLDEVQHFGDWASRLKGEWDRLRRRRIPLHVVASGSSSLRLGAGSKESLAGRFERLVLAHWSARSLAKAFRVEPAKAADLVVRMGGYPGAFAMRADPIRCAAYLRDAILEPALNRDILALTDVRRPALLRQVFATCVASPAQIVSLQKIQGQLQDAGALETIAHYLQLLEDAYLVASIEKHSSRPARSRAAPPKLVVLNNGILAGMDPRGTPERSIEPARFGAWVENACLSMAWNSGQRLTYWREEPFEVDGVVEGSWGRWALEVNTGSVGSADLRGLFEFTRRFPDYRALVLCEPRERAAVERLGAAALSWRDFLLAGPPAAPAVARAPKARRKR